The proteins below come from a single Ahaetulla prasina isolate Xishuangbanna chromosome 16, ASM2864084v1, whole genome shotgun sequence genomic window:
- the POMT1 gene encoding protein O-mannosyl-transferase 1 isoform X8: MFGFLKQPIVFSVEINVNLVVLTVVGLISRLWALSYPRAVVFDEVYYGQFLSLYMKRIFFIDDSGPPFGHMLFALGGYLGGFDGNFLWNRIGAEYSSNVPIWALRLLPAVAGGLCVPLAYQILVELHFTHFVALGAAVLILLENSLITQSRLMLLESILIFFILLAVLSYLKFHNTQKQRVKYMGLFTYLLILSLAGIHSWQLVGDRSLSNGGLSRITQGQPLEVAYGSQITLRNILGKPLPCWLHSHRNTYPIRYENGRGSSHQQQVTCYPFKDVNNWWIIKDPGRQQLVASNPPRPVRHGNLVQLVHGITTRYLNTHDVAAPLSPHSQEVSCYIDYNISMPAQNLWRVEIVNRDSDNEIWKTILSEVRLVHVNTSAVLKLSGASLPEWGYRQLEVIGEKISKGYHQSMLWNVEEHRYGKSHEQKEREVELHLPTQINISQNLTFIAKFTELQWKILTLKNEDTEHKYSSSPLDWITLETNIAYWFHSSSGAQIHLLGNLVSWTSANVATVVYVTLFLGYLLRRRRNIRDIPEETWQQWLLAGGICVGGWAANYLPFFLMEKNLFLYHYLPAVTFQILLIPIVLQHTSDFLCSGSMRRSLQRTQVARVAQLIQDGTSMRAVARSFAVSVSIVSRAWRRYQETGRYIRRRGRGRRRATTQQHDRYLHLCAKRDRRSTARALQNDLHK, encoded by the exons atgtttggatttttaaagCAGCCAATTGTCTTTTCAGTGGAAATCAATGTTAACCTGGTGGTTTTGACTGTAGTTGGATTGATCAGCCGGCTGTGGGCTCTGTCCTATCCCAGAGCTGTAGT TTTTGATGAAGTTTACTACGGCCAGTTTCTCTCCTTGTACATGAAGCGGATATTTTTCATAGATGATAGCGGGCCGCCGTTCGGCCACATGCTTTTCGCTTTGGGAG gTTATTTAGGGGGATTTGATGGAAATTTCTTGTGGAACAGGATAGGAGCAG AATACAGCTCCAATGTGCCCATCTGGGCTTTGCGGCTGCTACCTGCCGTAGCTGGTGGCTTATGTGTTCCCTTGGCGTACCAAATACTGGTTGAGTTACATTTCACCCATTTCGTTGCCCTGGGTGCTGCAGTCCTAATTTTACTCG AAAATTCACTAATTACTCAATCCCGGTTGATGCTGCTGgagtcaattttaatttttttcatcctGCTGGCAGTTTTATCTTATCTGAAGTTTCACAACACGCAGAAACAAAG AGTGAAATACATGGGCCTCTTCACTTACCTGCTCATTTTGAGCCTGGCGGGGATCCATTCCTGGCAACTGGTTGGTGATCGCTCCTTATCCAAC ggAGGGCTTTCTCGCATCACTCAGGGGCAGCCCTTGGAAGTGGCTTATGGTTCCCAGATTACTTTGAGGAATATCTTGGGCAAACCCTTACCGTGTTGGCTTCATTCCCACCGGAATACCTACCCTATCAG GTATGAAAACGGACGAGGCAGTTCCCATCAGCAGCAGGTGACCTGCTATCCTTTTAAAGACGTGAATAACTGGTGGATCATCAAGGATCCTGGAAG GCAGCAGCTGGTAGCTAGCAACCCGCCAAGGCCTGTGCGACACGGCAACCTTGTGCAACTGGTCCACGGAATCACAACCCGCTACCTTAACAC GCATGACGTGGCTGCGCCCCTCAGCCCACACTCCCAGGAGGTATCGTGTTACATCGATTACAACATTTCCATGCCCGCTCAGAATCTCTGGAGGGTG GAAATTGTGAACCGCGACTCGGATAATGAGATTTGGAAAACGATCCTGTCCGAAGTCAGACTGGTCCACGTCAACACGTCGGCCGTCTTAAAG CTCAGCGGAGCCTCTCTCCCCGAGTGGGGGTACCGACAACTGGAGGTGATTGGCGAGAAGATCTCCAAGGGGTACCACCAAAGCATGTTGTGGAACGTGGAGGAACACCGATATGGGAAAA GCCATgagcagaaagagagggaggtaGAATTGCATCTGCCCACTCAGATCAACATCAGCCAGAATCTCACCTTCATTGCCAAGTTCACCGAACTGCAG TGGAAGATCCTCACCCTGAAAAACGAGGACACGGAACATAAATACAGCTCCTCTCCCTTGGATTGGATCACCCTGGAGACCAACATCGCTTACTGGTTCCATTCCAGCTCAGGG GCTCAAATTCACCTTCTGGGCAACCTCGTCAGCTGGACATCGGCCAACGTAGCCACCGTCGTCTACGTGACTTTGTTCCTGGGGTACCTGCTCCGCCGCCGGCGGAATATCCGGGATATCCCTGAAG AGACTTGGCAGCAGTGGCTCCTGGCCGGAGGGATCTGCGTGGGCGGATGGGCCGCGAACTACCTGCCTTTCTTCCTGATGGAGAAGAACCTCTTCCTTTACCATTACCTGCCGGCCGTCACTTTCCAAATCCTCCTGATCCCCATCGTTCTGCAGCACACCAGCGACTTCCTCTGCAG tggtagcatgagacGGAGTCTACAACGCACACAAGTGGCTCGGGTAGCgcagctcatccaggatggcacatcGATGCGAGCTGTGGCGAGAAGCtttgctgtgtctgtcagcatagtgtccagagcatggaggcgCTACCAGGAGACAGGCCGGTACATCAGGAGACGGGGAAGAGGCCGTAGGAGAGCAACAACCCAGCAGCACGACCGCTACCTCCACCTTTGTGCaaagagggacaggaggagcactgccagagccctgcaaaatgacctccacaaataa
- the POMT1 gene encoding protein O-mannosyl-transferase 1 isoform X6 has protein sequence MFGFLKQPIVFSVEINVNLVVLTVVGLISRLWALSYPRAVVFDEVYYGQFLSLYMKRIFFIDDSGPPFGHMLFALGGYLGGFDGNFLWNRIGAEYSSNVPIWALRLLPAVAGGLCVPLAYQILVELHFTHFVALGAAVLILLENSLITQSRLMLLESILIFFILLAVLSYLKFHNTQKQSPFSARWWLWLLLTGVSCSCAVGVKYMGLFTYLLILSLAGIHSWQLVGDRSLSNGGLSRITQGQPLEVAYGSQITLRNILGKPLPCWLHSHRNTYPIRYENGRGSSHQQQVTCYPFKDVNNWWIIKDPGRQQLVASNPPRPVRHGNLVQLVHGITTRYLNTHDVAAPLSPHSQEVSCYIDYNISMPAQNLWRVEIVNRDSDNEIWKTILSEVRLVHVNTSAVLKLSGASLPEWGYRQLEVIGEKISKGYHQSMLWNVEEHRYGKSHEQKEREVELHLPTQINISQNLTFIAKFTELQWKILTLKNEDTEHKYSSSPLDWITLETNIAYWFHSSSGAQIHLLGNLVSWTSANVATVVYVTLFLGYLLRRRRNIRDIPEETWQQWLLAGGICVGGWAANYLPFFLMEKNLFLYHYLPAVTFQILLIPIVLQHTSDFLCSGSMRRSLQRTQVARVAQLIQDGTSMRAVARSFAVSVSIVSRAWRRYQETGRYIRRRGRGRRRATTQQHDRYLHLCAKRDRRSTARALQNDLHK, from the exons atgtttggatttttaaagCAGCCAATTGTCTTTTCAGTGGAAATCAATGTTAACCTGGTGGTTTTGACTGTAGTTGGATTGATCAGCCGGCTGTGGGCTCTGTCCTATCCCAGAGCTGTAGT TTTTGATGAAGTTTACTACGGCCAGTTTCTCTCCTTGTACATGAAGCGGATATTTTTCATAGATGATAGCGGGCCGCCGTTCGGCCACATGCTTTTCGCTTTGGGAG gTTATTTAGGGGGATTTGATGGAAATTTCTTGTGGAACAGGATAGGAGCAG AATACAGCTCCAATGTGCCCATCTGGGCTTTGCGGCTGCTACCTGCCGTAGCTGGTGGCTTATGTGTTCCCTTGGCGTACCAAATACTGGTTGAGTTACATTTCACCCATTTCGTTGCCCTGGGTGCTGCAGTCCTAATTTTACTCG AAAATTCACTAATTACTCAATCCCGGTTGATGCTGCTGgagtcaattttaatttttttcatcctGCTGGCAGTTTTATCTTATCTGAAGTTTCACAACACGCAGAAACAAAG ccccttttCTGCAAGATGGTGGCTTTGGCTGTTACTAACAGGGGTCTCCTGTTCCTGTGCAGTTGG AGTGAAATACATGGGCCTCTTCACTTACCTGCTCATTTTGAGCCTGGCGGGGATCCATTCCTGGCAACTGGTTGGTGATCGCTCCTTATCCAAC ggAGGGCTTTCTCGCATCACTCAGGGGCAGCCCTTGGAAGTGGCTTATGGTTCCCAGATTACTTTGAGGAATATCTTGGGCAAACCCTTACCGTGTTGGCTTCATTCCCACCGGAATACCTACCCTATCAG GTATGAAAACGGACGAGGCAGTTCCCATCAGCAGCAGGTGACCTGCTATCCTTTTAAAGACGTGAATAACTGGTGGATCATCAAGGATCCTGGAAG GCAGCAGCTGGTAGCTAGCAACCCGCCAAGGCCTGTGCGACACGGCAACCTTGTGCAACTGGTCCACGGAATCACAACCCGCTACCTTAACAC GCATGACGTGGCTGCGCCCCTCAGCCCACACTCCCAGGAGGTATCGTGTTACATCGATTACAACATTTCCATGCCCGCTCAGAATCTCTGGAGGGTG GAAATTGTGAACCGCGACTCGGATAATGAGATTTGGAAAACGATCCTGTCCGAAGTCAGACTGGTCCACGTCAACACGTCGGCCGTCTTAAAG CTCAGCGGAGCCTCTCTCCCCGAGTGGGGGTACCGACAACTGGAGGTGATTGGCGAGAAGATCTCCAAGGGGTACCACCAAAGCATGTTGTGGAACGTGGAGGAACACCGATATGGGAAAA GCCATgagcagaaagagagggaggtaGAATTGCATCTGCCCACTCAGATCAACATCAGCCAGAATCTCACCTTCATTGCCAAGTTCACCGAACTGCAG TGGAAGATCCTCACCCTGAAAAACGAGGACACGGAACATAAATACAGCTCCTCTCCCTTGGATTGGATCACCCTGGAGACCAACATCGCTTACTGGTTCCATTCCAGCTCAGGG GCTCAAATTCACCTTCTGGGCAACCTCGTCAGCTGGACATCGGCCAACGTAGCCACCGTCGTCTACGTGACTTTGTTCCTGGGGTACCTGCTCCGCCGCCGGCGGAATATCCGGGATATCCCTGAAG AGACTTGGCAGCAGTGGCTCCTGGCCGGAGGGATCTGCGTGGGCGGATGGGCCGCGAACTACCTGCCTTTCTTCCTGATGGAGAAGAACCTCTTCCTTTACCATTACCTGCCGGCCGTCACTTTCCAAATCCTCCTGATCCCCATCGTTCTGCAGCACACCAGCGACTTCCTCTGCAG tggtagcatgagacGGAGTCTACAACGCACACAAGTGGCTCGGGTAGCgcagctcatccaggatggcacatcGATGCGAGCTGTGGCGAGAAGCtttgctgtgtctgtcagcatagtgtccagagcatggaggcgCTACCAGGAGACAGGCCGGTACATCAGGAGACGGGGAAGAGGCCGTAGGAGAGCAACAACCCAGCAGCACGACCGCTACCTCCACCTTTGTGCaaagagggacaggaggagcactgccagagccctgcaaaatgacctccacaaataa
- the POMT1 gene encoding protein O-mannosyl-transferase 1 isoform X5, with the protein MFGFLKQPIVFSVEINVNLVVLTVVGLISRLWALSYPRAVVFDEVYYGQFLSLYMKRIFFIDDSGPPFGHMLFALGGYLGGFDGNFLWNRIGAEYSSNVPIWALRLLPAVAGGLCVPLAYQILVELHFTHFVALGAAVLILLENSLITQSRLMLLESILIFFILLAVLSYLKFHNTQKQSPFSARWWLWLLLTGVSCSCAVGVKYMGLFTYLLILSLAGIHSWQLVGDRSLSNVSLLGHFLARVLALLILPVALYLSFFYIHLVLLYRSGPHDQIMSSAFQASLEGGLSRITQGQPLEVAYGSQITLRNILGKPLPCWLHSHRNTYPIRYENGRGSSHQQQVTCYPFKDVNNWWIIKDPGRQQLVASNPPRPVRHGNLVQLVHGITTRYLNTHDVAAPLSPHSQEVSCYIDYNISMPAQNLWRVEIVNRDSDNEIWKTILSEVRLVHVNTSAVLKLSGASLPEWGYRQLEVIGEKISKGYHQSMLWNVEEHRYGKSHEQKEREVELHLPTQINISQNLTFIAKFTELQWKILTLKNEDTEHKYSSSPLDWITLETNIAYWFHSSSGAQIHLLGNLVSWTSANVATVVYVTLFLGYLLRRRRNIRDIPEETWQQWLLAGGICVGGWAANYLPFFLMEKNLFLYHYLPAVTFQILLIPIVLQHTSDFLCRSRLSKSMHSALVVAWMSSVYLTYHTFSPLTYGEPALSKSELQALRWKDSWDILIRKR; encoded by the exons atgtttggatttttaaagCAGCCAATTGTCTTTTCAGTGGAAATCAATGTTAACCTGGTGGTTTTGACTGTAGTTGGATTGATCAGCCGGCTGTGGGCTCTGTCCTATCCCAGAGCTGTAGT TTTTGATGAAGTTTACTACGGCCAGTTTCTCTCCTTGTACATGAAGCGGATATTTTTCATAGATGATAGCGGGCCGCCGTTCGGCCACATGCTTTTCGCTTTGGGAG gTTATTTAGGGGGATTTGATGGAAATTTCTTGTGGAACAGGATAGGAGCAG AATACAGCTCCAATGTGCCCATCTGGGCTTTGCGGCTGCTACCTGCCGTAGCTGGTGGCTTATGTGTTCCCTTGGCGTACCAAATACTGGTTGAGTTACATTTCACCCATTTCGTTGCCCTGGGTGCTGCAGTCCTAATTTTACTCG AAAATTCACTAATTACTCAATCCCGGTTGATGCTGCTGgagtcaattttaatttttttcatcctGCTGGCAGTTTTATCTTATCTGAAGTTTCACAACACGCAGAAACAAAG ccccttttCTGCAAGATGGTGGCTTTGGCTGTTACTAACAGGGGTCTCCTGTTCCTGTGCAGTTGG AGTGAAATACATGGGCCTCTTCACTTACCTGCTCATTTTGAGCCTGGCGGGGATCCATTCCTGGCAACTGGTTGGTGATCGCTCCTTATCCAAC GTCTCCCTGCTGGGGCATTTCTTGGCCCGGGTTTTAGCTCTCCTCATCCTCCCGGTCGCTCTCTACCTCTCGTTTTTCTACATCCACTTGGTTTTGCTGTACCGCTCCGGTCCCCACGATCAAATCATGAGCAGCGCCTTTCAAGCTAGCTTAGAG ggAGGGCTTTCTCGCATCACTCAGGGGCAGCCCTTGGAAGTGGCTTATGGTTCCCAGATTACTTTGAGGAATATCTTGGGCAAACCCTTACCGTGTTGGCTTCATTCCCACCGGAATACCTACCCTATCAG GTATGAAAACGGACGAGGCAGTTCCCATCAGCAGCAGGTGACCTGCTATCCTTTTAAAGACGTGAATAACTGGTGGATCATCAAGGATCCTGGAAG GCAGCAGCTGGTAGCTAGCAACCCGCCAAGGCCTGTGCGACACGGCAACCTTGTGCAACTGGTCCACGGAATCACAACCCGCTACCTTAACAC GCATGACGTGGCTGCGCCCCTCAGCCCACACTCCCAGGAGGTATCGTGTTACATCGATTACAACATTTCCATGCCCGCTCAGAATCTCTGGAGGGTG GAAATTGTGAACCGCGACTCGGATAATGAGATTTGGAAAACGATCCTGTCCGAAGTCAGACTGGTCCACGTCAACACGTCGGCCGTCTTAAAG CTCAGCGGAGCCTCTCTCCCCGAGTGGGGGTACCGACAACTGGAGGTGATTGGCGAGAAGATCTCCAAGGGGTACCACCAAAGCATGTTGTGGAACGTGGAGGAACACCGATATGGGAAAA GCCATgagcagaaagagagggaggtaGAATTGCATCTGCCCACTCAGATCAACATCAGCCAGAATCTCACCTTCATTGCCAAGTTCACCGAACTGCAG TGGAAGATCCTCACCCTGAAAAACGAGGACACGGAACATAAATACAGCTCCTCTCCCTTGGATTGGATCACCCTGGAGACCAACATCGCTTACTGGTTCCATTCCAGCTCAGGG GCTCAAATTCACCTTCTGGGCAACCTCGTCAGCTGGACATCGGCCAACGTAGCCACCGTCGTCTACGTGACTTTGTTCCTGGGGTACCTGCTCCGCCGCCGGCGGAATATCCGGGATATCCCTGAAG AGACTTGGCAGCAGTGGCTCCTGGCCGGAGGGATCTGCGTGGGCGGATGGGCCGCGAACTACCTGCCTTTCTTCCTGATGGAGAAGAACCTCTTCCTTTACCATTACCTGCCGGCCGTCACTTTCCAAATCCTCCTGATCCCCATCGTTCTGCAGCACACCAGCGACTTCCTCTGCAG ATCcaggctttccaagagcatgcacAGTGCTTTGGTGGTGGCCTGGATGTCTTCCGTCTACCTTACGTACCACACGTTCAGCCCGCTCACCTACGGAGAACCGGCGCTCTCAAAATCCGAGTTACAAGCTCTACGTTGGAAGGATAGCTGGGACATTTTGATCCGCAAACGCTGA
- the POMT1 gene encoding protein O-mannosyl-transferase 1 isoform X7, producing the protein MFGFLKQPIVFSVEINVNLVVLTVVGLISRLWALSYPRAVVFDEVYYGQFLSLYMKRIFFIDDSGPPFGHMLFALGGYLGGFDGNFLWNRIGAEYSSNVPIWALRLLPAVAGGLCVPLAYQILVELHFTHFVALGAAVLILLENSLITQSRLMLLESILIFFILLAVLSYLKFHNTQKQSPFSARWWLWLLLTGVSCSCAVGVKYMGLFTYLLILSLAGIHSWQLVGDRSLSNVSLLGHFLARVLALLILPVALYLSFFYIHLVLLYRSGPHDQIMSSAFQASLEGGLSRITQGQPLEVAYGSQITLRNILGKPLPCWLHSHRNTYPIRYENGRGSSHQQQVTCYPFKDVNNWWIIKDPGRQQLVASNPPRPVRHGNLVQLVHGITTRYLNTHDVAAPLSPHSQEVSCYIDYNISMPAQNLWRVEIVNRDSDNEIWKTILSEVRLVHVNTSAVLKLSGASLPEWGYRQLEVIGEKISKGYHQSMLWNVEEHRYGKSHEQKEREVELHLPTQINISQNLTFIAKFTELQWKILTLKNEDTEHKYSSSPLDWITLETNIAYWFHSSSGAQIHLLGNLVSWTSANVATVVYVTLFLGYLLRRRRNIRDIPEETWQQWLLAGGICVGGWAANYLPFFLMEKNLFLYHYLPAVTFQILLIPIVLQHTSDFLCREKLWRRQAKEKLTRYLEIYNLTRDCGLYSA; encoded by the exons atgtttggatttttaaagCAGCCAATTGTCTTTTCAGTGGAAATCAATGTTAACCTGGTGGTTTTGACTGTAGTTGGATTGATCAGCCGGCTGTGGGCTCTGTCCTATCCCAGAGCTGTAGT TTTTGATGAAGTTTACTACGGCCAGTTTCTCTCCTTGTACATGAAGCGGATATTTTTCATAGATGATAGCGGGCCGCCGTTCGGCCACATGCTTTTCGCTTTGGGAG gTTATTTAGGGGGATTTGATGGAAATTTCTTGTGGAACAGGATAGGAGCAG AATACAGCTCCAATGTGCCCATCTGGGCTTTGCGGCTGCTACCTGCCGTAGCTGGTGGCTTATGTGTTCCCTTGGCGTACCAAATACTGGTTGAGTTACATTTCACCCATTTCGTTGCCCTGGGTGCTGCAGTCCTAATTTTACTCG AAAATTCACTAATTACTCAATCCCGGTTGATGCTGCTGgagtcaattttaatttttttcatcctGCTGGCAGTTTTATCTTATCTGAAGTTTCACAACACGCAGAAACAAAG ccccttttCTGCAAGATGGTGGCTTTGGCTGTTACTAACAGGGGTCTCCTGTTCCTGTGCAGTTGG AGTGAAATACATGGGCCTCTTCACTTACCTGCTCATTTTGAGCCTGGCGGGGATCCATTCCTGGCAACTGGTTGGTGATCGCTCCTTATCCAAC GTCTCCCTGCTGGGGCATTTCTTGGCCCGGGTTTTAGCTCTCCTCATCCTCCCGGTCGCTCTCTACCTCTCGTTTTTCTACATCCACTTGGTTTTGCTGTACCGCTCCGGTCCCCACGATCAAATCATGAGCAGCGCCTTTCAAGCTAGCTTAGAG ggAGGGCTTTCTCGCATCACTCAGGGGCAGCCCTTGGAAGTGGCTTATGGTTCCCAGATTACTTTGAGGAATATCTTGGGCAAACCCTTACCGTGTTGGCTTCATTCCCACCGGAATACCTACCCTATCAG GTATGAAAACGGACGAGGCAGTTCCCATCAGCAGCAGGTGACCTGCTATCCTTTTAAAGACGTGAATAACTGGTGGATCATCAAGGATCCTGGAAG GCAGCAGCTGGTAGCTAGCAACCCGCCAAGGCCTGTGCGACACGGCAACCTTGTGCAACTGGTCCACGGAATCACAACCCGCTACCTTAACAC GCATGACGTGGCTGCGCCCCTCAGCCCACACTCCCAGGAGGTATCGTGTTACATCGATTACAACATTTCCATGCCCGCTCAGAATCTCTGGAGGGTG GAAATTGTGAACCGCGACTCGGATAATGAGATTTGGAAAACGATCCTGTCCGAAGTCAGACTGGTCCACGTCAACACGTCGGCCGTCTTAAAG CTCAGCGGAGCCTCTCTCCCCGAGTGGGGGTACCGACAACTGGAGGTGATTGGCGAGAAGATCTCCAAGGGGTACCACCAAAGCATGTTGTGGAACGTGGAGGAACACCGATATGGGAAAA GCCATgagcagaaagagagggaggtaGAATTGCATCTGCCCACTCAGATCAACATCAGCCAGAATCTCACCTTCATTGCCAAGTTCACCGAACTGCAG TGGAAGATCCTCACCCTGAAAAACGAGGACACGGAACATAAATACAGCTCCTCTCCCTTGGATTGGATCACCCTGGAGACCAACATCGCTTACTGGTTCCATTCCAGCTCAGGG GCTCAAATTCACCTTCTGGGCAACCTCGTCAGCTGGACATCGGCCAACGTAGCCACCGTCGTCTACGTGACTTTGTTCCTGGGGTACCTGCTCCGCCGCCGGCGGAATATCCGGGATATCCCTGAAG AGACTTGGCAGCAGTGGCTCCTGGCCGGAGGGATCTGCGTGGGCGGATGGGCCGCGAACTACCTGCCTTTCTTCCTGATGGAGAAGAACCTCTTCCTTTACCATTACCTGCCGGCCGTCACTTTCCAAATCCTCCTGATCCCCATCGTTCTGCAGCACACCAGCGACTTCCTCTGCAG
- the POMT1 gene encoding protein O-mannosyl-transferase 1 isoform X4 produces the protein MFGFLKQPIVFSVEINVNLVVLTVVGLISRLWALSYPRAVVFDEVYYGQFLSLYMKRIFFIDDSGPPFGHMLFALGGYLGGFDGNFLWNRIGAEYSSNVPIWALRLLPAVAGGLCVPLAYQILVELHFTHFVALGAAVLILLENSLITQSRLMLLESILIFFILLAVLSYLKFHNTQKQSPFSARWWLWLLLTGVSCSCAVGVKYMGLFTYLLILSLAGIHSWQLVGDRSLSNVSLLGHFLARVLALLILPVALYLSFFYIHLVLLYRSGPHDQIMSSAFQASLEGGLSRITQGQPLEVAYGSQITLRNILGKPLPCWLHSHRNTYPIRYENGRGSSHQQQVTCYPFKDVNNWWIIKDPGRHDVAAPLSPHSQEVSCYIDYNISMPAQNLWRVEIVNRDSDNEIWKTILSEVRLVHVNTSAVLKLSGASLPEWGYRQLEVIGEKISKGYHQSMLWNVEEHRYGKSHEQKEREVELHLPTQINISQNLTFIAKFTELQWKILTLKNEDTEHKYSSSPLDWITLETNIAYWFHSSSGAQIHLLGNLVSWTSANVATVVYVTLFLGYLLRRRRNIRDIPEETWQQWLLAGGICVGGWAANYLPFFLMEKNLFLYHYLPAVTFQILLIPIVLQHTSDFLCSGSMRRSLQRTQVARVAQLIQDGTSMRAVARSFAVSVSIVSRAWRRYQETGRYIRRRGRGRRRATTQQHDRYLHLCAKRDRRSTARALQNDLHK, from the exons atgtttggatttttaaagCAGCCAATTGTCTTTTCAGTGGAAATCAATGTTAACCTGGTGGTTTTGACTGTAGTTGGATTGATCAGCCGGCTGTGGGCTCTGTCCTATCCCAGAGCTGTAGT TTTTGATGAAGTTTACTACGGCCAGTTTCTCTCCTTGTACATGAAGCGGATATTTTTCATAGATGATAGCGGGCCGCCGTTCGGCCACATGCTTTTCGCTTTGGGAG gTTATTTAGGGGGATTTGATGGAAATTTCTTGTGGAACAGGATAGGAGCAG AATACAGCTCCAATGTGCCCATCTGGGCTTTGCGGCTGCTACCTGCCGTAGCTGGTGGCTTATGTGTTCCCTTGGCGTACCAAATACTGGTTGAGTTACATTTCACCCATTTCGTTGCCCTGGGTGCTGCAGTCCTAATTTTACTCG AAAATTCACTAATTACTCAATCCCGGTTGATGCTGCTGgagtcaattttaatttttttcatcctGCTGGCAGTTTTATCTTATCTGAAGTTTCACAACACGCAGAAACAAAG ccccttttCTGCAAGATGGTGGCTTTGGCTGTTACTAACAGGGGTCTCCTGTTCCTGTGCAGTTGG AGTGAAATACATGGGCCTCTTCACTTACCTGCTCATTTTGAGCCTGGCGGGGATCCATTCCTGGCAACTGGTTGGTGATCGCTCCTTATCCAAC GTCTCCCTGCTGGGGCATTTCTTGGCCCGGGTTTTAGCTCTCCTCATCCTCCCGGTCGCTCTCTACCTCTCGTTTTTCTACATCCACTTGGTTTTGCTGTACCGCTCCGGTCCCCACGATCAAATCATGAGCAGCGCCTTTCAAGCTAGCTTAGAG ggAGGGCTTTCTCGCATCACTCAGGGGCAGCCCTTGGAAGTGGCTTATGGTTCCCAGATTACTTTGAGGAATATCTTGGGCAAACCCTTACCGTGTTGGCTTCATTCCCACCGGAATACCTACCCTATCAG GTATGAAAACGGACGAGGCAGTTCCCATCAGCAGCAGGTGACCTGCTATCCTTTTAAAGACGTGAATAACTGGTGGATCATCAAGGATCCTGGAAG GCATGACGTGGCTGCGCCCCTCAGCCCACACTCCCAGGAGGTATCGTGTTACATCGATTACAACATTTCCATGCCCGCTCAGAATCTCTGGAGGGTG GAAATTGTGAACCGCGACTCGGATAATGAGATTTGGAAAACGATCCTGTCCGAAGTCAGACTGGTCCACGTCAACACGTCGGCCGTCTTAAAG CTCAGCGGAGCCTCTCTCCCCGAGTGGGGGTACCGACAACTGGAGGTGATTGGCGAGAAGATCTCCAAGGGGTACCACCAAAGCATGTTGTGGAACGTGGAGGAACACCGATATGGGAAAA GCCATgagcagaaagagagggaggtaGAATTGCATCTGCCCACTCAGATCAACATCAGCCAGAATCTCACCTTCATTGCCAAGTTCACCGAACTGCAG TGGAAGATCCTCACCCTGAAAAACGAGGACACGGAACATAAATACAGCTCCTCTCCCTTGGATTGGATCACCCTGGAGACCAACATCGCTTACTGGTTCCATTCCAGCTCAGGG GCTCAAATTCACCTTCTGGGCAACCTCGTCAGCTGGACATCGGCCAACGTAGCCACCGTCGTCTACGTGACTTTGTTCCTGGGGTACCTGCTCCGCCGCCGGCGGAATATCCGGGATATCCCTGAAG AGACTTGGCAGCAGTGGCTCCTGGCCGGAGGGATCTGCGTGGGCGGATGGGCCGCGAACTACCTGCCTTTCTTCCTGATGGAGAAGAACCTCTTCCTTTACCATTACCTGCCGGCCGTCACTTTCCAAATCCTCCTGATCCCCATCGTTCTGCAGCACACCAGCGACTTCCTCTGCAG tggtagcatgagacGGAGTCTACAACGCACACAAGTGGCTCGGGTAGCgcagctcatccaggatggcacatcGATGCGAGCTGTGGCGAGAAGCtttgctgtgtctgtcagcatagtgtccagagcatggaggcgCTACCAGGAGACAGGCCGGTACATCAGGAGACGGGGAAGAGGCCGTAGGAGAGCAACAACCCAGCAGCACGACCGCTACCTCCACCTTTGTGCaaagagggacaggaggagcactgccagagccctgcaaaatgacctccacaaataa